One part of the Aurantibacillus circumpalustris genome encodes these proteins:
- the yihA gene encoding ribosome biogenesis GTP-binding protein YihA/YsxC, whose protein sequence is MEIKKAVFKQSASSIFGCPKPSLQEYAFIGRSNVGKSSLINMLCNNNKLAKVSATPGKTQLINHFVINDSWFLVDLPGYGFAKTSKDNRAKFETIIYDYCKKRETLVCLFILIDSRLPLQKIDFEFMTWCGENEIPFSIIYTKADKNSKSELAKNIKNIEKELLKEWEEMPNTFISSAEKKNGKEDILEFIAFQINENRPPRETKKDFSDEEE, encoded by the coding sequence ATGGAAATTAAAAAAGCGGTATTTAAACAAAGTGCGTCCAGTATTTTCGGATGTCCTAAACCAAGTTTACAGGAGTATGCATTTATAGGAAGAAGTAACGTTGGTAAATCTTCTTTGATTAATATGTTGTGTAATAACAACAAACTAGCAAAGGTATCCGCAACTCCTGGAAAAACGCAGCTTATCAATCATTTTGTTATCAATGATTCCTGGTTTCTCGTGGATTTACCCGGATATGGATTTGCAAAAACGAGTAAAGATAACCGCGCAAAATTCGAGACGATTATTTACGACTATTGCAAAAAAAGAGAAACGCTTGTTTGTTTATTTATATTGATTGATAGCAGATTACCTTTGCAAAAAATAGATTTTGAATTTATGACTTGGTGTGGTGAAAACGAAATTCCGTTTTCGATTATCTATACAAAAGCAGATAAAAATTCAAAAAGTGAGCTCGCTAAAAACATTAAAAATATTGAGAAGGAACTTTTAAAAGAGTGGGAAGAAATGCCGAATACCTTTATAAGTTCTGCTGAAAAAAAGAATGGCAAAGAAGATATTTTAGAGTTTATTGCTTTTCAAATAAATGAAAATAGACCGCCGAGAGAAACGAAAAAAGATTTTTCGGATGAGGAGGAGTAA